From Scleropages formosus chromosome 1, fSclFor1.1, whole genome shotgun sequence, a single genomic window includes:
- the LOC108933173 gene encoding sex comb on midleg-like protein 2 isoform X3, translated as MGRTLIKDQRESKKEKSGRIHPSADSSLAKKETFSWEDYLKETLSLPAPPSCFRQSRVPPTNEFKVGMKLEARDPRNTTSVCIATVMGLAGVRLRLRLDGSDNTNDFWRLVDSSDIQPIGTCEKNGDMLQPPLGFRMNASSWPMFLLRTLSGAEIAPSTAFKKEPEKPHYNAFKPGMKLEAVDRKNPYLICPATIGEAKGAEVFVTFDGWRGAFDYWCKYDSRDVFPVGWCSMTKHSLQPPGNSFAVALPKSPAASSCFPLRPARRSMQSPYRLSTPLPPLPVRKGVRGRRPKSQTLALLKAAAEAAAAQNGSSPTATVRTASCTQLAPRPHKKRGPKPGSKRKPRVVKAPSPSAAPETRLSSGQTLKNGRHHLNSSPAVTSTVCVYVNKHSSCGPHLDRKLMQQLPDHFGPGPVNVVLQQAVQACVDCAHQPEALFGFLQSESDGGEVIKVCLDGGTHLVQLPVANSASFVLRFLETLCHHLQCENLFSSQPFSPYTTPAHNTYERGKSVKEEALEALSINRGAKHFPRDSSPYPTPLSPKLLRKEAHPSEETLPHEESGVLKERFPEESMDSASNSMTPRPPTLRSSSEYRPSASSPYYPSQPPPLRRHSSNPPELGSARIHRRVEGSVSPRSPQAASSTTGPDTQTADREASQRPSHCPSSWSIEEVIQFVRDADPLALGPHAELFRKHEIDGKALLLLRSDMVMKYMGLKLGPALKLCYHIERLKQGKA; from the exons ATCAAAGGGAGAGTAAGAAAGAGAAATCAGGAAGGATTCATCCATCAGCAGATTCTTCGCTCGCTAAAAAAG AGACCTTTAGCTGGGAGGACTATCTGAAGGAAACCTTGTCATTACCAGCTCCtccaagctgtttcagacag TCCAGAGTCCCACCTACCAACGAGTTCAAGGTTGGCATGAAGCTGGAGGCCCGCGATCCACGCAACACCACCTCCGTGTGCATCGCCACGGTGATGGGCCTGGCAGGCGTGAGGCTGCGTCTGCGACTGGACGGCAGCGACAACACGAATGACTTCTGGAGGCTGGTGGATTCCTCTGACATCCAGCCCATCGGCACATGTGAGAAGAATGGGGACATGCTGCAGCCGCCGCTGG GGTTCAGAATGAACGCTTCCTCGTGGCCCATGTTTCTGCTGAGAACCTTAAGTGGAGCAGAGATAGCACCATCCACTGCTTTTAAAAAG GAGCCCGAGAAGCCCCATTACAACGCTTTCAAACCCGGGATGAAACTGGAGGCTGTGGACAGGAAGAACCCGTACCTCATCTGCCCCGCCACCATCGGTGAGGCGAAGGGTGCCGAGGTCTTCGTCACGTTCGACGGCTGGAGAGGAGCCTTCGACTACTGGTGCAAGTACGACTCGCGGGACGTCTTCCCCGTGGGCTGGTGCTCCATGACCAAACACAGCCTGCAGCCGCCTGGCAACAGCT TCGCAGTCGCCCTCCCCAAGAGCCCCGCCGCCTCCAGCTGCTTCCCGTTGAGGCCAGCCAGGCGCTCCATGCAGTCGCCGTACAGGCTGAGCACCCCGCTGCCCCCCCTGCCAGTGAGGAAGGGGGTGCGAGGGCGACGCCCCAAGAGCCAGACCCTGGCTCTGCTCAAGGCggcagcagaggcagcagcagcccaGAACGGAAGTTCTCCGACCGCGACCGTCAGGACTGCGTCCTGCACCCAGCTTGCTCCCAGGCCTCACAAGAAAAGGGGCCCCAAACCTGGGAGCAAG AGGAAGCCTCGAGTGGTCAAGGCACCCTCCCCGTCCGCTGCACCCGAGACACGGCTGTCCAGCGGTCAGACCCTGAAGAATGGACGCCACCACCTCAACAGCAGTCCGGCTGTCACCTCCACAG TGTGTGTCTATGTCAACAAGCATAGTAGCTGTGGCCCCCACCTGGACCGCAAGCTGATGCAGCAGCTGCCCGACCACTTTGGCCCGGGCCCGGTGAACGTGGTCCTGCAGCAGGCGGTCCAGGCATGCGTGGACTGCGCCCATCAGCCCGAGGCCCTCTTTGGTTTCCTGCAGTCTGAATCGGATGGGGGTGAAGTCATTAAAG TGTGCCTCGATGGCGGGACCCACCTGGTGCAGCTGCCCGTGGCCAACAGCGCCTCCTTTGTGCTGCGCTTCCTCGAGACGCTGTGTCACCACCTGCAGTGCGAGAACCTGTTCAGCAGCCAGCCGTTCAGCCCCTACACCACGCCGGCCCACAACACCTACGAAAGGGGGAAGTCAG TGAAAGAGGAGGCCTTGGAGGCGCTGTCCATCAACCGGGGAGCCAAGCACTTCCCCAGAGACTCGTCCCCCTACCCAACGCCACTGTCACCCAAGCTCCTACGCAAAGAGGCACACCCCTCCGAAG AGACCCTCCCCCACGAAGAGAGTGGTGTGCTGAAGGAGCGCTTTCCTGAAGAGTCCATGGACTCAGCCAGCAACTCCatgaccccccgccccccgacgCTGCGCAGCTCATCGGAGTACCGGCCCTCAGCCAGCAGCCCGTACTACCCTAGTCAGCCACCGCCCCTGCGACGCCACTCCTCGAACCCCCCGGAGTTGGGGTCCGCACGCATTCACAGACGAGTGGAAGGTAGTGTTTCACCACGGTCACCACAGG CAGCCAGCTCCACTACTGGTCCCGACACCCAGACGGCGGACAGGGAAGCGTCTCAGCGACCCAGCCACTGTCCGTCCTCCTGGTCCATCGAAGAGGTGATACAGTTTGTGCGGGACGCTGACCCCCTCGCGCTGGGCCCCCACGCGGAGCTTTTCCGGAAACAC gagaTTGACGGCaaggccctgctgctgctgcggagCGACATGGTGATGAAGTACATGGGCCTGAAGCTCGGACCCGCGCTCAAACTTTGCTACCACATCGAGAGGCTCAAACAGGGCAAGGCTTAG
- the LOC108933173 gene encoding sex comb on midleg-like protein 2 isoform X4 encodes MGRTLIKDQRESKKEKSGRIHPSADSSLAKKETFSWEDYLKETLSLPAPPSCFRQSRVPPTNEFKVGMKLEARDPRNTTSVCIATVMGLAGVRLRLRLDGSDNTNDFWRLVDSSDIQPIGTCEKNGDMLQPPLGFRMNASSWPMFLLRTLSGAEIAPSTAFKKEPEKPHYNAFKPGMKLEAVDRKNPYLICPATIGEAKGAEVFVTFDGWRGAFDYWCKYDSRDVFPVGWCSMTKHSLQPPGNSFAVALPKSPAASSCFPLRPARRSMQSPYRLSTPLPPLPVRKGVRGRRPKSQTLALLKAAAEAAAAQNGSSPTATVRTASCTQLAPRPHKKRGPKPGSKRKPRVVKAPSPSAAPETRLSSGQTLKNGRHHLNSSPAVTSTVCVYVNKHSSCGPHLDRKLMQQLPDHFGPGPVNVVLQQAVQACVDCAHQPEALFGFLQSESDGGEVIKVCLDGGTHLVQLPVANSASFVLRFLETLCHHLQCENLFSSQPFSPYTTPAHNTYERGKSVKEEALEALSINRGAKHFPRDSSPYPTPLSPKLLRKEAHPSEAETLPHEESGVLKERFPEESMDSASNSMTPRPPTLRSSSEYRPSASSPYYPSQPPPLRRHSSNPPELGSARIHRRVEAASSTTGPDTQTADREASQRPSHCPSSWSIEEVIQFVRDADPLALGPHAELFRKHEIDGKALLLLRSDMVMKYMGLKLGPALKLCYHIERLKQGKA; translated from the exons ATCAAAGGGAGAGTAAGAAAGAGAAATCAGGAAGGATTCATCCATCAGCAGATTCTTCGCTCGCTAAAAAAG AGACCTTTAGCTGGGAGGACTATCTGAAGGAAACCTTGTCATTACCAGCTCCtccaagctgtttcagacag TCCAGAGTCCCACCTACCAACGAGTTCAAGGTTGGCATGAAGCTGGAGGCCCGCGATCCACGCAACACCACCTCCGTGTGCATCGCCACGGTGATGGGCCTGGCAGGCGTGAGGCTGCGTCTGCGACTGGACGGCAGCGACAACACGAATGACTTCTGGAGGCTGGTGGATTCCTCTGACATCCAGCCCATCGGCACATGTGAGAAGAATGGGGACATGCTGCAGCCGCCGCTGG GGTTCAGAATGAACGCTTCCTCGTGGCCCATGTTTCTGCTGAGAACCTTAAGTGGAGCAGAGATAGCACCATCCACTGCTTTTAAAAAG GAGCCCGAGAAGCCCCATTACAACGCTTTCAAACCCGGGATGAAACTGGAGGCTGTGGACAGGAAGAACCCGTACCTCATCTGCCCCGCCACCATCGGTGAGGCGAAGGGTGCCGAGGTCTTCGTCACGTTCGACGGCTGGAGAGGAGCCTTCGACTACTGGTGCAAGTACGACTCGCGGGACGTCTTCCCCGTGGGCTGGTGCTCCATGACCAAACACAGCCTGCAGCCGCCTGGCAACAGCT TCGCAGTCGCCCTCCCCAAGAGCCCCGCCGCCTCCAGCTGCTTCCCGTTGAGGCCAGCCAGGCGCTCCATGCAGTCGCCGTACAGGCTGAGCACCCCGCTGCCCCCCCTGCCAGTGAGGAAGGGGGTGCGAGGGCGACGCCCCAAGAGCCAGACCCTGGCTCTGCTCAAGGCggcagcagaggcagcagcagcccaGAACGGAAGTTCTCCGACCGCGACCGTCAGGACTGCGTCCTGCACCCAGCTTGCTCCCAGGCCTCACAAGAAAAGGGGCCCCAAACCTGGGAGCAAG AGGAAGCCTCGAGTGGTCAAGGCACCCTCCCCGTCCGCTGCACCCGAGACACGGCTGTCCAGCGGTCAGACCCTGAAGAATGGACGCCACCACCTCAACAGCAGTCCGGCTGTCACCTCCACAG TGTGTGTCTATGTCAACAAGCATAGTAGCTGTGGCCCCCACCTGGACCGCAAGCTGATGCAGCAGCTGCCCGACCACTTTGGCCCGGGCCCGGTGAACGTGGTCCTGCAGCAGGCGGTCCAGGCATGCGTGGACTGCGCCCATCAGCCCGAGGCCCTCTTTGGTTTCCTGCAGTCTGAATCGGATGGGGGTGAAGTCATTAAAG TGTGCCTCGATGGCGGGACCCACCTGGTGCAGCTGCCCGTGGCCAACAGCGCCTCCTTTGTGCTGCGCTTCCTCGAGACGCTGTGTCACCACCTGCAGTGCGAGAACCTGTTCAGCAGCCAGCCGTTCAGCCCCTACACCACGCCGGCCCACAACACCTACGAAAGGGGGAAGTCAG TGAAAGAGGAGGCCTTGGAGGCGCTGTCCATCAACCGGGGAGCCAAGCACTTCCCCAGAGACTCGTCCCCCTACCCAACGCCACTGTCACCCAAGCTCCTACGCAAAGAGGCACACCCCTCCGAAG CAGAGACCCTCCCCCACGAAGAGAGTGGTGTGCTGAAGGAGCGCTTTCCTGAAGAGTCCATGGACTCAGCCAGCAACTCCatgaccccccgccccccgacgCTGCGCAGCTCATCGGAGTACCGGCCCTCAGCCAGCAGCCCGTACTACCCTAGTCAGCCACCGCCCCTGCGACGCCACTCCTCGAACCCCCCGGAGTTGGGGTCCGCACGCATTCACAGACGAGTGGAAG CAGCCAGCTCCACTACTGGTCCCGACACCCAGACGGCGGACAGGGAAGCGTCTCAGCGACCCAGCCACTGTCCGTCCTCCTGGTCCATCGAAGAGGTGATACAGTTTGTGCGGGACGCTGACCCCCTCGCGCTGGGCCCCCACGCGGAGCTTTTCCGGAAACAC gagaTTGACGGCaaggccctgctgctgctgcggagCGACATGGTGATGAAGTACATGGGCCTGAAGCTCGGACCCGCGCTCAAACTTTGCTACCACATCGAGAGGCTCAAACAGGGCAAGGCTTAG
- the LOC108933173 gene encoding sex comb on midleg-like protein 2 isoform X1 gives MGRTLIKDQRESKKEKSGRIHPSADSSLAKKETFSWEDYLKETLSLPAPPSCFRQSRVPPTNEFKVGMKLEARDPRNTTSVCIATVMGLAGVRLRLRLDGSDNTNDFWRLVDSSDIQPIGTCEKNGDMLQPPLGFRMNASSWPMFLLRTLSGAEIAPSTAFKKEPEKPHYNAFKPGMKLEAVDRKNPYLICPATIGEAKGAEVFVTFDGWRGAFDYWCKYDSRDVFPVGWCSMTKHSLQPPGNSFAVALPKSPAASSCFPLRPARRSMQSPYRLSTPLPPLPVRKGVRGRRPKSQTLALLKAAAEAAAAQNGSSPTATVRTASCTQLAPRPHKKRGPKPGSKRKPRVVKAPSPSAAPETRLSSGQTLKNGRHHLNSSPAVTSTVCVYVNKHSSCGPHLDRKLMQQLPDHFGPGPVNVVLQQAVQACVDCAHQPEALFGFLQSESDGGEVIKVCLDGGTHLVQLPVANSASFVLRFLETLCHHLQCENLFSSQPFSPYTTPAHNTYERGKSVKEEALEALSINRGAKHFPRDSSPYPTPLSPKLLRKEAHPSEAETLPHEESGVLKERFPEESMDSASNSMTPRPPTLRSSSEYRPSASSPYYPSQPPPLRRHSSNPPELGSARIHRRVEGSVSPRSPQAASSTTGPDTQTADREASQRPSHCPSSWSIEEVIQFVRDADPLALGPHAELFRKHEIDGKALLLLRSDMVMKYMGLKLGPALKLCYHIERLKQGKA, from the exons ATCAAAGGGAGAGTAAGAAAGAGAAATCAGGAAGGATTCATCCATCAGCAGATTCTTCGCTCGCTAAAAAAG AGACCTTTAGCTGGGAGGACTATCTGAAGGAAACCTTGTCATTACCAGCTCCtccaagctgtttcagacag TCCAGAGTCCCACCTACCAACGAGTTCAAGGTTGGCATGAAGCTGGAGGCCCGCGATCCACGCAACACCACCTCCGTGTGCATCGCCACGGTGATGGGCCTGGCAGGCGTGAGGCTGCGTCTGCGACTGGACGGCAGCGACAACACGAATGACTTCTGGAGGCTGGTGGATTCCTCTGACATCCAGCCCATCGGCACATGTGAGAAGAATGGGGACATGCTGCAGCCGCCGCTGG GGTTCAGAATGAACGCTTCCTCGTGGCCCATGTTTCTGCTGAGAACCTTAAGTGGAGCAGAGATAGCACCATCCACTGCTTTTAAAAAG GAGCCCGAGAAGCCCCATTACAACGCTTTCAAACCCGGGATGAAACTGGAGGCTGTGGACAGGAAGAACCCGTACCTCATCTGCCCCGCCACCATCGGTGAGGCGAAGGGTGCCGAGGTCTTCGTCACGTTCGACGGCTGGAGAGGAGCCTTCGACTACTGGTGCAAGTACGACTCGCGGGACGTCTTCCCCGTGGGCTGGTGCTCCATGACCAAACACAGCCTGCAGCCGCCTGGCAACAGCT TCGCAGTCGCCCTCCCCAAGAGCCCCGCCGCCTCCAGCTGCTTCCCGTTGAGGCCAGCCAGGCGCTCCATGCAGTCGCCGTACAGGCTGAGCACCCCGCTGCCCCCCCTGCCAGTGAGGAAGGGGGTGCGAGGGCGACGCCCCAAGAGCCAGACCCTGGCTCTGCTCAAGGCggcagcagaggcagcagcagcccaGAACGGAAGTTCTCCGACCGCGACCGTCAGGACTGCGTCCTGCACCCAGCTTGCTCCCAGGCCTCACAAGAAAAGGGGCCCCAAACCTGGGAGCAAG AGGAAGCCTCGAGTGGTCAAGGCACCCTCCCCGTCCGCTGCACCCGAGACACGGCTGTCCAGCGGTCAGACCCTGAAGAATGGACGCCACCACCTCAACAGCAGTCCGGCTGTCACCTCCACAG TGTGTGTCTATGTCAACAAGCATAGTAGCTGTGGCCCCCACCTGGACCGCAAGCTGATGCAGCAGCTGCCCGACCACTTTGGCCCGGGCCCGGTGAACGTGGTCCTGCAGCAGGCGGTCCAGGCATGCGTGGACTGCGCCCATCAGCCCGAGGCCCTCTTTGGTTTCCTGCAGTCTGAATCGGATGGGGGTGAAGTCATTAAAG TGTGCCTCGATGGCGGGACCCACCTGGTGCAGCTGCCCGTGGCCAACAGCGCCTCCTTTGTGCTGCGCTTCCTCGAGACGCTGTGTCACCACCTGCAGTGCGAGAACCTGTTCAGCAGCCAGCCGTTCAGCCCCTACACCACGCCGGCCCACAACACCTACGAAAGGGGGAAGTCAG TGAAAGAGGAGGCCTTGGAGGCGCTGTCCATCAACCGGGGAGCCAAGCACTTCCCCAGAGACTCGTCCCCCTACCCAACGCCACTGTCACCCAAGCTCCTACGCAAAGAGGCACACCCCTCCGAAG CAGAGACCCTCCCCCACGAAGAGAGTGGTGTGCTGAAGGAGCGCTTTCCTGAAGAGTCCATGGACTCAGCCAGCAACTCCatgaccccccgccccccgacgCTGCGCAGCTCATCGGAGTACCGGCCCTCAGCCAGCAGCCCGTACTACCCTAGTCAGCCACCGCCCCTGCGACGCCACTCCTCGAACCCCCCGGAGTTGGGGTCCGCACGCATTCACAGACGAGTGGAAGGTAGTGTTTCACCACGGTCACCACAGG CAGCCAGCTCCACTACTGGTCCCGACACCCAGACGGCGGACAGGGAAGCGTCTCAGCGACCCAGCCACTGTCCGTCCTCCTGGTCCATCGAAGAGGTGATACAGTTTGTGCGGGACGCTGACCCCCTCGCGCTGGGCCCCCACGCGGAGCTTTTCCGGAAACAC gagaTTGACGGCaaggccctgctgctgctgcggagCGACATGGTGATGAAGTACATGGGCCTGAAGCTCGGACCCGCGCTCAAACTTTGCTACCACATCGAGAGGCTCAAACAGGGCAAGGCTTAG
- the LOC108933173 gene encoding sex comb on midleg-like protein 2 isoform X5: MGRTLIKDQRESKKEKSGRIHPSADSSLAKKETFSWEDYLKETLSLPAPPSCFRQSRVPPTNEFKVGMKLEARDPRNTTSVCIATVMGLAGVRLRLRLDGSDNTNDFWRLVDSSDIQPIGTCEKNGDMLQPPLGFRMNASSWPMFLLRTLSGAEIAPSTAFKKEPEKPHYNAFKPGMKLEAVDRKNPYLICPATIGEAKGAEVFVTFDGWRGAFDYWCKYDSRDVFPVGWCSMTKHSLQPPGNSFAVALPKSPAASSCFPLRPARRSMQSPYRLSTPLPPLPVRKGVRGRRPKSQTLALLKAAAEAAAAQNGSSPTATVRTASCTQLAPRPHKKRGPKPGSKRKPRVVKAPSPSAAPETRLSSGQTLKNGRHHLNSSPAVTSTVCVYVNKHSSCGPHLDRKLMQQLPDHFGPGPVNVVLQQAVQACVDCAHQPEALFGFLQSESDGGEVIKVCLDGGTHLVQLPVANSASFVLRFLETLCHHLQCENLFSSQPFSPYTTPAHNTYERGKSVKEEALEALSINRGAKHFPRDSSPYPTPLSPKLLRKEAHPSEAETLPHEESGVLKERFPEESMDSASNSMTPRPPTLRSSSEYRPSASSPYYPSQPPPLRRHSSNPPELGSARIHRRVEASSTTGPDTQTADREASQRPSHCPSSWSIEEVIQFVRDADPLALGPHAELFRKHEIDGKALLLLRSDMVMKYMGLKLGPALKLCYHIERLKQGKA, encoded by the exons ATCAAAGGGAGAGTAAGAAAGAGAAATCAGGAAGGATTCATCCATCAGCAGATTCTTCGCTCGCTAAAAAAG AGACCTTTAGCTGGGAGGACTATCTGAAGGAAACCTTGTCATTACCAGCTCCtccaagctgtttcagacag TCCAGAGTCCCACCTACCAACGAGTTCAAGGTTGGCATGAAGCTGGAGGCCCGCGATCCACGCAACACCACCTCCGTGTGCATCGCCACGGTGATGGGCCTGGCAGGCGTGAGGCTGCGTCTGCGACTGGACGGCAGCGACAACACGAATGACTTCTGGAGGCTGGTGGATTCCTCTGACATCCAGCCCATCGGCACATGTGAGAAGAATGGGGACATGCTGCAGCCGCCGCTGG GGTTCAGAATGAACGCTTCCTCGTGGCCCATGTTTCTGCTGAGAACCTTAAGTGGAGCAGAGATAGCACCATCCACTGCTTTTAAAAAG GAGCCCGAGAAGCCCCATTACAACGCTTTCAAACCCGGGATGAAACTGGAGGCTGTGGACAGGAAGAACCCGTACCTCATCTGCCCCGCCACCATCGGTGAGGCGAAGGGTGCCGAGGTCTTCGTCACGTTCGACGGCTGGAGAGGAGCCTTCGACTACTGGTGCAAGTACGACTCGCGGGACGTCTTCCCCGTGGGCTGGTGCTCCATGACCAAACACAGCCTGCAGCCGCCTGGCAACAGCT TCGCAGTCGCCCTCCCCAAGAGCCCCGCCGCCTCCAGCTGCTTCCCGTTGAGGCCAGCCAGGCGCTCCATGCAGTCGCCGTACAGGCTGAGCACCCCGCTGCCCCCCCTGCCAGTGAGGAAGGGGGTGCGAGGGCGACGCCCCAAGAGCCAGACCCTGGCTCTGCTCAAGGCggcagcagaggcagcagcagcccaGAACGGAAGTTCTCCGACCGCGACCGTCAGGACTGCGTCCTGCACCCAGCTTGCTCCCAGGCCTCACAAGAAAAGGGGCCCCAAACCTGGGAGCAAG AGGAAGCCTCGAGTGGTCAAGGCACCCTCCCCGTCCGCTGCACCCGAGACACGGCTGTCCAGCGGTCAGACCCTGAAGAATGGACGCCACCACCTCAACAGCAGTCCGGCTGTCACCTCCACAG TGTGTGTCTATGTCAACAAGCATAGTAGCTGTGGCCCCCACCTGGACCGCAAGCTGATGCAGCAGCTGCCCGACCACTTTGGCCCGGGCCCGGTGAACGTGGTCCTGCAGCAGGCGGTCCAGGCATGCGTGGACTGCGCCCATCAGCCCGAGGCCCTCTTTGGTTTCCTGCAGTCTGAATCGGATGGGGGTGAAGTCATTAAAG TGTGCCTCGATGGCGGGACCCACCTGGTGCAGCTGCCCGTGGCCAACAGCGCCTCCTTTGTGCTGCGCTTCCTCGAGACGCTGTGTCACCACCTGCAGTGCGAGAACCTGTTCAGCAGCCAGCCGTTCAGCCCCTACACCACGCCGGCCCACAACACCTACGAAAGGGGGAAGTCAG TGAAAGAGGAGGCCTTGGAGGCGCTGTCCATCAACCGGGGAGCCAAGCACTTCCCCAGAGACTCGTCCCCCTACCCAACGCCACTGTCACCCAAGCTCCTACGCAAAGAGGCACACCCCTCCGAAG CAGAGACCCTCCCCCACGAAGAGAGTGGTGTGCTGAAGGAGCGCTTTCCTGAAGAGTCCATGGACTCAGCCAGCAACTCCatgaccccccgccccccgacgCTGCGCAGCTCATCGGAGTACCGGCCCTCAGCCAGCAGCCCGTACTACCCTAGTCAGCCACCGCCCCTGCGACGCCACTCCTCGAACCCCCCGGAGTTGGGGTCCGCACGCATTCACAGACGAGTGGAAG CCAGCTCCACTACTGGTCCCGACACCCAGACGGCGGACAGGGAAGCGTCTCAGCGACCCAGCCACTGTCCGTCCTCCTGGTCCATCGAAGAGGTGATACAGTTTGTGCGGGACGCTGACCCCCTCGCGCTGGGCCCCCACGCGGAGCTTTTCCGGAAACAC gagaTTGACGGCaaggccctgctgctgctgcggagCGACATGGTGATGAAGTACATGGGCCTGAAGCTCGGACCCGCGCTCAAACTTTGCTACCACATCGAGAGGCTCAAACAGGGCAAGGCTTAG
- the LOC108933173 gene encoding sex comb on midleg-like protein 2 isoform X2, with product MGRTLIKDQRESKKEKSGRIHPSADSSLAKKETFSWEDYLKETLSLPAPPSCFRQSRVPPTNEFKVGMKLEARDPRNTTSVCIATVMGLAGVRLRLRLDGSDNTNDFWRLVDSSDIQPIGTCEKNGDMLQPPLGFRMNASSWPMFLLRTLSGAEIAPSTAFKKEPEKPHYNAFKPGMKLEAVDRKNPYLICPATIGEAKGAEVFVTFDGWRGAFDYWCKYDSRDVFPVGWCSMTKHSLQPPGNSFAVALPKSPAASSCFPLRPARRSMQSPYRLSTPLPPLPVRKGVRGRRPKSQTLALLKAAAEAAAAQNGSSPTATVRTASCTQLAPRPHKKRGPKPGSKRKPRVVKAPSPSAAPETRLSSGQTLKNGRHHLNSSPAVTSTVCVYVNKHSSCGPHLDRKLMQQLPDHFGPGPVNVVLQQAVQACVDCAHQPEALFGFLQSESDGGEVIKVCLDGGTHLVQLPVANSASFVLRFLETLCHHLQCENLFSSQPFSPYTTPAHNTYERGKSVKEEALEALSINRGAKHFPRDSSPYPTPLSPKLLRKEAHPSEAETLPHEESGVLKERFPEESMDSASNSMTPRPPTLRSSSEYRPSASSPYYPSQPPPLRRHSSNPPELGSARIHRRVEGSVSPRSPQASSTTGPDTQTADREASQRPSHCPSSWSIEEVIQFVRDADPLALGPHAELFRKHEIDGKALLLLRSDMVMKYMGLKLGPALKLCYHIERLKQGKA from the exons ATCAAAGGGAGAGTAAGAAAGAGAAATCAGGAAGGATTCATCCATCAGCAGATTCTTCGCTCGCTAAAAAAG AGACCTTTAGCTGGGAGGACTATCTGAAGGAAACCTTGTCATTACCAGCTCCtccaagctgtttcagacag TCCAGAGTCCCACCTACCAACGAGTTCAAGGTTGGCATGAAGCTGGAGGCCCGCGATCCACGCAACACCACCTCCGTGTGCATCGCCACGGTGATGGGCCTGGCAGGCGTGAGGCTGCGTCTGCGACTGGACGGCAGCGACAACACGAATGACTTCTGGAGGCTGGTGGATTCCTCTGACATCCAGCCCATCGGCACATGTGAGAAGAATGGGGACATGCTGCAGCCGCCGCTGG GGTTCAGAATGAACGCTTCCTCGTGGCCCATGTTTCTGCTGAGAACCTTAAGTGGAGCAGAGATAGCACCATCCACTGCTTTTAAAAAG GAGCCCGAGAAGCCCCATTACAACGCTTTCAAACCCGGGATGAAACTGGAGGCTGTGGACAGGAAGAACCCGTACCTCATCTGCCCCGCCACCATCGGTGAGGCGAAGGGTGCCGAGGTCTTCGTCACGTTCGACGGCTGGAGAGGAGCCTTCGACTACTGGTGCAAGTACGACTCGCGGGACGTCTTCCCCGTGGGCTGGTGCTCCATGACCAAACACAGCCTGCAGCCGCCTGGCAACAGCT TCGCAGTCGCCCTCCCCAAGAGCCCCGCCGCCTCCAGCTGCTTCCCGTTGAGGCCAGCCAGGCGCTCCATGCAGTCGCCGTACAGGCTGAGCACCCCGCTGCCCCCCCTGCCAGTGAGGAAGGGGGTGCGAGGGCGACGCCCCAAGAGCCAGACCCTGGCTCTGCTCAAGGCggcagcagaggcagcagcagcccaGAACGGAAGTTCTCCGACCGCGACCGTCAGGACTGCGTCCTGCACCCAGCTTGCTCCCAGGCCTCACAAGAAAAGGGGCCCCAAACCTGGGAGCAAG AGGAAGCCTCGAGTGGTCAAGGCACCCTCCCCGTCCGCTGCACCCGAGACACGGCTGTCCAGCGGTCAGACCCTGAAGAATGGACGCCACCACCTCAACAGCAGTCCGGCTGTCACCTCCACAG TGTGTGTCTATGTCAACAAGCATAGTAGCTGTGGCCCCCACCTGGACCGCAAGCTGATGCAGCAGCTGCCCGACCACTTTGGCCCGGGCCCGGTGAACGTGGTCCTGCAGCAGGCGGTCCAGGCATGCGTGGACTGCGCCCATCAGCCCGAGGCCCTCTTTGGTTTCCTGCAGTCTGAATCGGATGGGGGTGAAGTCATTAAAG TGTGCCTCGATGGCGGGACCCACCTGGTGCAGCTGCCCGTGGCCAACAGCGCCTCCTTTGTGCTGCGCTTCCTCGAGACGCTGTGTCACCACCTGCAGTGCGAGAACCTGTTCAGCAGCCAGCCGTTCAGCCCCTACACCACGCCGGCCCACAACACCTACGAAAGGGGGAAGTCAG TGAAAGAGGAGGCCTTGGAGGCGCTGTCCATCAACCGGGGAGCCAAGCACTTCCCCAGAGACTCGTCCCCCTACCCAACGCCACTGTCACCCAAGCTCCTACGCAAAGAGGCACACCCCTCCGAAG CAGAGACCCTCCCCCACGAAGAGAGTGGTGTGCTGAAGGAGCGCTTTCCTGAAGAGTCCATGGACTCAGCCAGCAACTCCatgaccccccgccccccgacgCTGCGCAGCTCATCGGAGTACCGGCCCTCAGCCAGCAGCCCGTACTACCCTAGTCAGCCACCGCCCCTGCGACGCCACTCCTCGAACCCCCCGGAGTTGGGGTCCGCACGCATTCACAGACGAGTGGAAGGTAGTGTTTCACCACGGTCACCACAGG CCAGCTCCACTACTGGTCCCGACACCCAGACGGCGGACAGGGAAGCGTCTCAGCGACCCAGCCACTGTCCGTCCTCCTGGTCCATCGAAGAGGTGATACAGTTTGTGCGGGACGCTGACCCCCTCGCGCTGGGCCCCCACGCGGAGCTTTTCCGGAAACAC gagaTTGACGGCaaggccctgctgctgctgcggagCGACATGGTGATGAAGTACATGGGCCTGAAGCTCGGACCCGCGCTCAAACTTTGCTACCACATCGAGAGGCTCAAACAGGGCAAGGCTTAG